One segment of Tamlana crocina DNA contains the following:
- a CDS encoding DUF3124 domain-containing protein, translating into MKQTLLLYSFIICSILSCNEQPKTSPPIHAENWANRKIEIKDKDSLEYGKSYLSIYSQIYSISQHKTHNLTAMVSLRNTSDTDTIYLLKAEYFDTHGVSVRNYFNHPIFLAPMETTDIIIDEKDVAGGTGSNFIFEWKIPKNCPEPLFEGIMNSTMGQQGLSFTTQAKRIK; encoded by the coding sequence ATGAAACAAACGCTACTACTTTATAGCTTCATAATATGCTCTATTTTAAGTTGTAACGAACAACCCAAGACATCGCCCCCCATACACGCAGAAAATTGGGCCAACCGGAAAATTGAAATTAAGGACAAGGATTCTTTGGAATACGGGAAATCGTACTTATCGATTTACTCGCAGATTTACAGCATATCGCAACACAAAACCCATAATTTAACCGCTATGGTTAGCTTGCGCAATACCAGCGATACCGACACCATTTACCTGCTTAAAGCAGAATACTTTGACACTCATGGGGTTTCGGTAAGGAACTATTTTAACCACCCTATTTTTTTGGCTCCCATGGAAACCACCGATATTATTATTGATGAAAAGGACGTTGCCGGTGGTACGGGTTCCAACTTCATTTTTGAATGGAAAATTCCGAAAAACTGTCCCGAGCCCTTGTTTGAAGGCATTATGAATTCAACCATGGGGCAACAAGGCCTATCATTTACCACACAAGCCAAACGGATAAAATAA
- a CDS encoding potassium/proton antiporter — MNLEIENILLVGSLLLFVSIIVGKTSYKFGVPTLLLFLAIGMLAGSDGIVGIRFDDPKLAQFIGIVSLNFILFSGGLDTNWNSVKPIIKEGIMLSTVGVLLTATCLGVFVWSITDFTIYESMLLGSIVSSTDAAAVFSILRSKNLALRTNLRPTLELESGSNDPMAYVLTIAFLSLVVNQDQSFLSIIPLFLQQMILGGISGFIFGKVSKTIINKIKLGFEGLYPVLVIALMFITFSATDFIGGNGFLAIYICAVYLGNQDLIHKSTILKMFDGLAWLMQIVLFLTLGLLVFPTQIIPYMGIGLLISLFLIVVARPVSVFLSMAFFKMKNRRRLYISWVGLRGAVPIVFATYPLLAGIEKADMIFNIVFFISVTSVLIQGTTLSIFAKWLNVGLPEAVKPFSESDRYILDLPKTAMEEITISPTSSAVNKRIIDIHFPKSAFIVMIKRNNKFVRPGGSTVIEANDTLVVLMDNENSLDEVNQVIA; from the coding sequence ATGAACTTAGAAATTGAAAACATATTGCTTGTTGGTTCCCTATTACTCTTTGTGAGCATTATAGTGGGCAAAACATCCTATAAATTTGGCGTCCCCACCTTACTTTTATTTTTAGCTATTGGCATGCTGGCAGGATCAGACGGCATTGTGGGCATTCGTTTTGACGACCCTAAACTGGCACAATTTATTGGTATCGTTTCCCTTAATTTTATTTTATTCTCGGGAGGATTGGACACTAATTGGAATTCGGTAAAACCCATTATAAAAGAGGGTATCATGCTATCTACGGTTGGGGTATTGCTCACAGCCACATGTTTAGGCGTTTTCGTTTGGTCGATTACCGATTTCACCATTTACGAAAGCATGTTATTAGGTTCAATTGTGTCATCTACCGATGCGGCTGCCGTATTCTCCATTTTACGCTCCAAAAATTTAGCACTACGCACCAACCTGCGCCCAACATTGGAATTGGAAAGCGGTAGTAACGACCCTATGGCTTATGTACTGACCATTGCTTTTTTAAGCCTAGTAGTCAATCAAGACCAAAGTTTTCTTTCTATAATCCCACTGTTTTTACAACAAATGATTTTGGGTGGTATTTCAGGGTTTATCTTCGGAAAAGTTAGCAAAACCATTATCAATAAAATAAAGCTCGGTTTTGAGGGGCTTTACCCGGTTTTGGTTATAGCCCTAATGTTCATCACGTTTTCAGCCACCGATTTTATTGGCGGAAACGGATTTTTAGCCATTTACATTTGCGCCGTTTATTTAGGCAACCAAGATTTAATACATAAATCAACTATTTTAAAGATGTTCGATGGTTTGGCTTGGCTCATGCAAATCGTTTTGTTCCTAACACTCGGGCTACTTGTGTTCCCCACGCAAATCATCCCATATATGGGCATTGGTTTACTCATATCCCTGTTTTTAATCGTTGTGGCGCGCCCAGTAAGTGTGTTTTTGAGCATGGCGTTTTTTAAAATGAAAAATAGACGTCGACTGTATATTTCTTGGGTAGGGCTACGTGGCGCCGTTCCCATCGTGTTTGCCACTTACCCTCTTTTGGCCGGCATTGAAAAGGCCGATATGATTTTTAATATTGTATTTTTTATTTCGGTAACCTCGGTTTTAATTCAAGGCACCACCCTTTCCATTTTCGCCAAATGGCTCAACGTGGGGCTTCCCGAAGCAGTAAAACCCTTTTCTGAAAGCGATCGCTATATTCTGGATTTGCCCAAAACAGCCATGGAGGAAATTACCATATCGCCCACAAGCAGCGCTGTAAACAAGCGCATTATCGATATACATTTTCCGAAATCGGCATTTATAGTGATGATAAAACGAAACAATAAGTTTGTTAGGCCAGGAGGATCGACAGTGATTGAGGCCAACGATACCTTGGTGGTGTTAATGGATAACGAAAATAGCTTGGATGAAGTGAATCAAGTTATTGCTTAA
- a CDS encoding thioredoxin family protein yields the protein MKKSIQFLTAALVLVLISAFTVSDGYKIGDVAEDFSLENIDGNMVSLSDYEDAKGYIVTFTCNTCPYAVMYEDRIIALNNKYEEKGYPVIAIMPNNIAVKPGDNLDAMKKRAESKGFTFPYLIDAEQSVYPKFGATKTPHIFVLQKTDAGNVVKYIGAIDDNYKDETAVTTKYVEDAVDALLTGEDVPQKETKAIGCTIKV from the coding sequence ATGAAAAAGTCTATCCAGTTTCTTACAGCAGCACTTGTTTTGGTGCTAATTAGTGCCTTTACCGTTAGCGATGGTTACAAAATTGGCGATGTCGCCGAAGATTTCTCCTTAGAAAATATTGATGGTAATATGGTGTCGCTTTCAGATTATGAAGATGCCAAAGGTTACATCGTTACGTTTACCTGCAATACTTGCCCGTATGCAGTGATGTATGAAGACCGAATAATTGCACTTAACAATAAATATGAAGAAAAAGGCTATCCGGTGATTGCCATTATGCCCAATAATATTGCCGTAAAGCCTGGTGATAATTTAGATGCCATGAAAAAGCGAGCAGAGAGCAAAGGCTTTACCTTTCCTTATTTAATCGATGCCGAGCAAAGTGTGTACCCAAAATTTGGAGCCACAAAAACACCGCATATTTTTGTATTGCAAAAAACCGATGCCGGTAATGTGGTTAAATACATTGGAGCCATTGACGATAATTACAAAGACGAAACGGCGGTAACAACCAAATACGTTGAAGACGCTGTTGATGCTTTGTTAACGGGTGAAGATGTGCCGCAAAAAGAAACAAAAGCAATTGGTTGCACGATTAAGGTTTAG
- a CDS encoding TlpA disulfide reductase family protein, translated as MKIKLVSIAIICLLFSCKNEKKAEMLAVDSTQQIDVKQEKASMDLEVYDFAGFKKFLEKKDDKIHVINFWATWCAPCVKELPYFEKLHADYKDKGVEVLLVSLDFPHLYDKKLKPFIKKHQLQSKVVALDDPDMNSWIPKISEAWSGSIPATLIYKNDTREFYEQSFNYEELKEKLNPFLNH; from the coding sequence ATGAAAATAAAACTAGTATCTATAGCCATTATATGCTTACTGTTCAGTTGTAAAAATGAAAAAAAAGCTGAAATGCTGGCTGTCGATTCAACTCAGCAGATTGACGTCAAGCAGGAGAAAGCTTCGATGGATTTAGAGGTTTACGATTTTGCTGGTTTTAAAAAATTCCTTGAAAAGAAGGATGATAAAATACACGTTATTAATTTTTGGGCAACGTGGTGCGCGCCGTGCGTTAAGGAGTTGCCTTATTTTGAAAAATTGCATGCCGATTATAAAGACAAGGGTGTAGAGGTGCTATTGGTGAGTTTGGATTTTCCGCATTTATACGATAAAAAGCTTAAGCCCTTCATAAAAAAACATCAACTTCAGAGTAAGGTTGTGGCGCTGGATGACCCTGATATGAATTCGTGGATTCCTAAAATAAGCGAAGCTTGGTCGGGCTCTATTCCTGCGACATTAATATATAAAAATGATACTCGTGAATTTTATGAGCAGTCATTTAATTATGAAGAATTAAAAGAAAAACTAAATCCATTTTTAAACCACTAA
- a CDS encoding MarR family transcriptional regulator yields the protein MNIEQILKINSDLPLHKKVVINLFFTYGLINGKLNEALKPHDISLQQFNVLRILRGQKGRPVTLAAIQERMVNKMSNTTRLVDKLVKKKYVSKTKNNTNKRKIDITITQQGLDFLNDIDNLVETSEIEFTSALSPTEQRELIRLLNKLD from the coding sequence ATGAACATAGAACAAATCCTTAAAATAAACTCCGATTTGCCTTTGCACAAAAAGGTGGTGATTAACCTGTTTTTCACTTACGGATTGATAAACGGGAAACTAAACGAAGCACTCAAGCCCCACGATATTTCCCTACAGCAGTTTAATGTGCTTCGTATTTTACGTGGGCAAAAAGGCCGCCCCGTAACTTTGGCTGCCATCCAGGAACGCATGGTCAATAAAATGAGTAACACCACTCGTTTGGTTGACAAACTTGTTAAAAAGAAGTATGTATCTAAAACCAAAAACAATACCAACAAACGGAAAATAGATATTACAATTACCCAACAAGGGCTCGATTTCCTGAATGATATTGACAATTTAGTAGAAACTTCAGAAATAGAATTTACAAGTGCACTTAGCCCCACCGAACAACGCGAACTCATCAGGCTATTGAACAAACTGGACTAA